One genomic window of Corticium candelabrum chromosome 9, ooCorCand1.1, whole genome shotgun sequence includes the following:
- the LOC134184503 gene encoding uncharacterized protein LOC134184503 isoform X3 — MISIGLPNPVNISSNIVHSIQSATVALLNGQRGDVVSLKEANLSTAFGLHISATDHFVVISGNSSLANYEVILSSFQFYIDLPRPANVSAIPRLVDFFVSDGKTLNSTATALVTIIPINDRPFVYFNISDLQLTLLEEPQTHIAKYWVGSHSVPLIPPDTIVDDVDSTTAWEVNISLSRKHPGDSLNIDRELATALNVNISETIDEGLVTGFRIFGIASFDDYKMILLTLNYTIVAIRSTLSRDQLTLDGVYQGADSSIELSVSDSDYARSLPAHVIVQKCDQCRPLRCSTIEAPPNGMKTGGTSTCDNTVTFTCDDCYNMTSGSVNRTCLDHSWTGEQPTCEIIDCGMPHDSDILKYQSATVERTTCGGSVSYSCNECYNMTGASVRTCQQSGTWSGIVPNCTLVYCSSLDCPQNGHVSISLMQHCGSPARCGSAARFRCNPGFAVLGSVYQDCRVTGKWHGVPPSCHEIGQLHLQLLEAGTNEKLNDAELAIYIIDQKSVSLYYHISAKDYELLISIPAEVHVLVKVEADGYLPTSASLFLNHFTENLLQVYMHRQSVPVSVRYIADTNHDILFDTANGMLRLFIPVGAFSVTSQTVLNVTITSFELADSISGLPQLFGVNEGEDSSRVNIIVYAAVHVDVRVANDSGVNVELLRAIHLYNVTLTNQYSSADGPLSTWVYGNNISDLGLWKQNGMPVLTEKTSANIEIFQLGWWALATEWTDTGCVTVRVQYSSSTTALWLSGSTVSVTGIDFSYATVRETNEKGEACVELRSNHSHVLQVVNATRGLDSGPILINISNSGHCDDKQRWLTSIAEGSNCSTFDIHFAYCGDLTTPAHGSKVGMAVVSVLGDVNRPAVTLFECDIGYHMGEFAETTQSKRICLANGSWDGSEPECKVVNCKELETPTNGKKDGFHYSYGQTIRFKCNPGYHLVGTAIRTCQANGEWNGTSTTCKPRDCGPFPSVKNGSIIGNSTKFPNSLSVFCKEGYEVIGLSTVTCRDNGLWNPSAANCNRISCEGLPAIENGRKNVINCTELEKPEFGQKDGDANSCSSIVHFSCIRGYKLEGSSFRKCQNNGTWSGQQPVCKLILCRALSSPVNGFKIGSERVVDAVVAFNCSRCYQLHGQHNLTCLQEEHWSGEEPNCNLIRCDELSSPVNGGKIEDGQNCGDIIRFFCNGGHVLDGSEITECLANRSWSNDPPSCRVVDCGEPESVGNGLPAVGNSTIVGSVKKFACRECFELEGSQFRYCQEDGQWNGSVPTCNVVKCPLLFAPNHGVIHGSQRYWECNSTVTFSCQPGYQLTGNSGSTCLDSGNWNSLTPECTNINECISNPCQNGGTCIDEIDGYTCFCALNFVGDLCDMPADVGTCAVQDCNTFVEKATESFKCDETSYIQEFLSPFCGFTSRILTGSDARNWARSAWGCLVKVSVSAIENLYGGSQSTPLGLECQEFDRIAFDGQKQCLQEDLCSTAFTTNDAADLVNVLESSNIFRDRNFNQMLDLLKTCGKTNMMVASLRDEMEKRGFIFCVTVDSIELAASILRQFRELITLLLSSVGSGGDGGGGSGSNSDVSEVSNAASVCELSGRRISKRSLSHVRLRRNTPNDTETEPVVVAIRSNGTAAISHETLCNMQISTNLSLSCPVCGDGVLQLPSEVCDDGNDQSGDGCSSNCTTESGYGCNTIALQTTQCKQQICGDGMRVPGEECDNGDEVGCDNCTLSAGFVCFQNNLFNKSLCTECGNNIIDEGEECDNGLSVLPDGCNDTCHQLPFFICYGNFQEKSVCRHFNIDLDKLDNTTRNLEIVYSQSHKVVFLVDNETLDASEYGNYDWKKVQVTLTWANSVFQEKIGVIAALDAAVSGGRLSELERNTLGTAVFEQDFTDVDRGEKSISIERKDEKEANLTHVLFSLFYRHDGQPDYKTRRILIEVFDVNGLSADAVEVMLSYVGENLNPPVIAIEQNSVTFVEGSDRSVSVTEISLNLSDVDHEYYKMQSGKVAILQPGNAERLYLTMMYPGMEITTKNNGTVIEISGSASTAVYAEIFNNVSYFNWERNKAETTETIVQFEVSDGVNVGLSAVSIIVVAVNDGPLVDLGIGVGKSDGVEFIEQQVTGVHIVSRPFALKLSDPENHSITSISIALRSNSATTLDTKELIYYLDGRPPGNVKYLPSPSARFMMFEGIAPVEVYEYILTRVFYANMEDEPIVHLNDSTTEMIQRFIEINVTDAGSPPASSIALSYVHIVFKNDHPPMLALQVTDNCIVSTVDSGSLIGDRKRREAGNPVEKFELSDDNKDKRRSIRQSPSVVSVEAVALVDGFISAGSSLHIRFSHSTNMPSVLDQSDLYKIISLSPPSLHEASTVAGWKDNRTLVVVFPSFQNGITSMENISEHNITVSFSQSSDSCGGGGSCVHAICHAEGNSCHVTGSYRIGHSNVKDVTHSALFLFGLLLLTLVIVAISSFWKWLRELLSFGRSETVEPVDKQTFPYVVPPRLSSGISCDTSVSKRAILPQSGNH, encoded by the exons ATGATTTCTATTGGTCTACCCAACCCAGTGAATATTTCAAGTAACATTGTTCACAGCATCCAGAG TGCAACTGTTGCACTGCTGAATGGCCAGAGGGGAGATGTGGTTTCCCTAAAGGAAGCTAACCTTTCAACTGCCTTTGGTCTTCACATATCAGCGACTGATCATTTTGTG GTAATTTCTGGAAACAGCTCTTTGGCAAACTATGAAGTCATTCTTTcttcatttcaattttatatCGATCTTCCAAGACCTGCAAATGTGTCTGCAATTCCAAG GCTGGTTGATTTCTTTGTCTCTGATGGAAAAACTCTAAACAGCACAGCTACTGCATTG GTGACAATCATTCCAATTAATGATAGACCATTTGTTTACTTTAATATTTCTGATCTCCAACTCACTCTGCTGGAGGAACCTCAAACTCACATTGCTAAGTATTGGGTTGGAAGTCACAGTGTTCCACTAATACCACCCGATACTATTGTTGACGATGTTGACAGCACAACAGCATGGGAAGTTAATATCTCACTAAGCAGAAAGCATCCTGGAGACAGTCTCAACATTGACAGAGAACTAGCCACAGCTCTCAATGTGAATATCAGTGAGACAATTGATGAAGGACTTGTTACTGGTTTTAGGATTTttggaatagcttcatttgatGACTACAAAATG ATTTTACTGACATTAAATTACACAATAGTAGCAATCAGGTCAACACTTTCCAGAGATCAGCTTACATTAGATGGTGTTTATCAAGGGGCAGACTCTTCTATTGAGCTGTCTGTCTCAGACTCAGATTATGCCCGTAGCCTTCCAGCACATGTCATTGTGCAGAAATGTGATCAATGTCGTC CTCTTCGGTGCAGTACCATTGAGGCTCCACCTAATGGAATGAAGACTGGAGGGACATCAACTTGTGACAACACTGTAACTTTTACTTGTGATGATTGCTATAATATGACAAGTGGATCAGTGAATCGTACTTGCCTTGATCACTCTTGGACTGGAGAACAGCCAACTTGTGAAA TAATTGATTGTGGTATGCCACATGACAGTGATATTCTTAAATATCAATCTGCTACAGTGGAAAGAACTACATGTGGTGGAAGTGTCTCGTACTCTTGTAATGAATGCTACAACATGACAGGTGCAAGTGTGCGAACTTGTCAACAAAGTGGGACCTGGAGTGGCATTGTGCCCAATTGTACAC TTGTTTACTGTTCTTCTTTGGATTGTCCTCAAAATGGACATGTGTCAATCTCTTTAATGCAACACTGTGGGTCACCTGCTCGTTGTGGCTCAGCTGCTCGGTTTCGGTGCAACCCTGGTTTTGCTGTTCTTGGATCAGTCTATCAAGATTGTAGAGTAACTGGCAAGTGGCATGGAGTGCCACCATCCTGTCATG AAATTGGGCAATTACATTTGCAACTTTTGGAAGCTGGGACTAATGAAAAATTGAATGATGCGGAGTTGGCAATTTATATTATTGACCAGAAATCTGTCTCTTTGTACTATCACATAAGTGCTAAAGACTATGAACTACTAATTTCTATTCCTGCTGAAGTGCATGTGCTGGTCAAAGTGGAGGCTGATGGATACCTTCCCACAAGTGCATCACTCTTCTTAAACCATTTTACCG AAAACTTGCTACAAGTGTATATGCATCGACAGTCTGTACCTGTATCAGTTCGATACATAgctgacactaatcatgataTTCTATTTGATACTGCGAATGGTATGTTGAGGCTTTTTATACCTGTTGGTGCTTTCAGTGTGACATCACAGACAGTGTTGAATGTAACGATAACTTCTTTTGAACTCGCTGATTCAATTTCTGGTCTGCCTCAGCTGTTTGGAGTGAATGAAGGGGAAGATTCATCTCGAGTCAATATTATTGTTTATGCTGCAGTTCATGTTGATGTTCGTGTTGCCAATGACAGTGGTGTAAATGTGGAATTACTGAGGGCCATACATTTGTACAATGTTACTTTAACTAATCAATACAGTTCTGCAGATGGTCCACTGTCTACTTGGGTATATGGCAATAATATCTCTGACCTTGGTTTATGGAAACAAAATGGTATGCCTGTGTTGACAGAGAAGACATCTGCGAACATAGAGATTTTTCAACTTGGCTGGTGGGCACTGGCTACAGAGTGGACTGACACTGGTTGTGTTACTGTTAGGGTACAGTACTCATCAAGTACTACAGCATTGTGGCTAAGTGGAAGCACGGTTTCAGTAACAGGCATTGACTTCTCATATGCTACCGTTAGAGAAACAAATGAAAAGGGGGAAGCATGTGTAGAGCTACGTAGCAATCATTCTCATGTTCTTCAAGTAGTAAATGCTACCCGTGGCCTTGACAGTGGTCCCATTCTAATAAACATCTCAAATTCTGGTCACTGTGATGATAAGCAAAGATGGTTGACAAGCATAGCTGAAGGATCGAACTGTTCTACTTTTGACATTCATT TTGCTTACTGTGGCGATCTTACAACACCTGCTCATGGAAGTAAGGTGGGTATGGCAGTAGTGTCTGTGCTGGGAGATGTTAATAGACCTGCTGTCACACTGTTTGAATGTGACATCGGATATCATATGGGTGAATTTGCTGAGACAACACAATCAAAGCGAATTTGTTTGGCAAATGGATCATGGGATGGCTCTGAACCTGAATGTAAAG TGGTAAATTGTAAAGAACTGGAAACACCAACCAATGGTAAAAAAGATGGGTTTCATTATTCATATGGTCAAACAATCAGATTTAAGTGTAACCCTGGCTACCACTTGGTTGGTACTGCTATTCGTACATGTCAAGCAAATGGTGAATGGAATGGTACTTCTACCACATGCAAAC CAAGGGACTGTGGTCCATTTCCTTCTGTTAAAAATGGCTCAATCATTGGAAACAGCACGAAATTCCCAAacagtctttctgttttttgtAAAGAGGGCTATGAAGTAATTGGTTTGTCAACTGTTACATGTAGAGACAATGGATTATGGAATCCATCAGCTGCAAACTGCAACC GTATTAGTTGTGAGGGATTACCAGCTATTGAAAATGGCAGAAAGAATG TTATTAACTGCACTGAGCTGGAGAAACCAGAGTTTGGGCAGAAGGATGGAGATGCCAATTCTTGCTCATCAATTGTCCACTTTAGTTGTATTCGTGGCTATAAACTTGAAGGATCATCTTTTCGAAAATGCCAAAACAATGGAACGTGGAGCGGTCAGCAACCAGTGTGTAAAT TGATTTTGTGTCGAGCACTGTCATCTCCAGTGAATGGCTTTAAGATAGGAAGTGAGAGGGTGGTGGACGCTGTGGTAGCATTCAACTGCAGTCGGTGTTATCAGTTGCATGGTCAACATAATCTTACATGCCTCCAAGAGGAACATTGGAGTGGAGAAGAACCAAACTGCAACT TGATTCGTTGTGATGAATTGTCATCTCCTGTTAATGGCGGAAAAATTGAAGATGGACAGAATTGTGGAGATATTATACGGTTCTTTTGTAATGGCGGGCATGTTCTTGATGGATCAGAAATTACTGAGTGCTTGGCAAATCGCAGCTGGTCTAATGATCCACCATCTTGTAGAG TCGTGGACTGTGGAGAGCCTGAGTCTGTGGGGAATGGGCTTCCAGCAGTTGGAAATTCTACTATTGTAGGATCAGTGAAAAAGTTTGCTTGTAGAGAATGTTTTGAACTGGAGGGCTCACAGTTCCGATATTGCCAAGAAGATGGTCAGTGGAATGGCTCGGTACCAACTTGCAATG ttgtgAAGTGTCCTTTATTGTTTGCTCCTAACCATGGTGTGATACATGGCTCACAGAGATATTGGGAATGTAATTCAACTGTGACATTCTCCTGTCAGCCAGGATATCAATTAACTGGAAATAGCGGCAGTACGTGTTTAGACAGTGGCAACTGGAACAGTTTAACTCCTGAGTGTACCA ATATTAATGAATGCATTTCTAACCCTTGTCAGAATGGGGGTACATGTATTGATGAAATTGATGGTTATACTTGCTTTTGTGCTCTTAACTTTGTTGGAGATTTATGTGACATGC ctGCAGATGTAGGTACATGTGCTGTCCAAGATTGCAATACGTTTGTGGAGAAGGCAACAGAGTCTTTTAAGTGCGATGAGACTTCATACATTCAGGAATTTTTGTCTCCGTTTTGTGGTTTTACAAGTCGTATATTGACAGGCAGTGATGCCAGAAACTGGGCAAGATCTGCTTGGGGCTGCTTGGTCAAGGTTTCAGTATCAGCCATTGAGAATTTATATGGTGGCTCTCAGTCAACACCTCTTGGTTTAGAATGTCAAGAGTTTGATAGAATTGCATTTGATGGTCAAAAACAGTGTTTACAAGAAGATTTGTGCAGCACTGCATTTACCACAAATGATGCAGCTGATTTGGTCAATGTTTTAGAATCGTCTAACATATTTCGTGATCGCAATTTTAACCAGATGTTAGATCTTCTGAAGACGTGTGGGAAAACTAACATGATGGTTGCATCTCTTCGAGATGAGATGGAAAAGCGAGGATTTATTTTTTGTGTTACTGTTGACAGTATAGAGCTTGCAGCATCTATTTTGAGGCAGTTTAGAGAATTGATTACGTTATTGCTTTCTAGTGTGGGcagtggtggtgatggtggtggtggtagtggtagtaATAGTGATGTTTCAGAAGTATCTAATGCTGCCAGTGTATGTGAGTTATCAGGAAGACGTATTTCAAAAAGGAGTCTCTCTCATGTTCGTCTAAGACGCAACACACCGAATGATACTGAAACTGAACCAGTTGTTGTTGCCATTCGTAGCAATGGAACGGCAGCAATTAGCCATGAAACTTTGTGTAACATGCAAATTTCTACAAATCTTTCTTTATCTTGCCCTGTTTGTGGTGATGGTGTCTTACAGTTGCCGTCTGAAGTTTGTGATGATGGAAATGATCAGTCAGGTGATGGGTGCTCTTCAAattgcacaacagaaagtgGATATGGTTGCAACACTATTGCATTGCAGACTACACAgtgtaaacaacaaatatgtGGTGATGGCATGAGAGTGCCAGGAGAAGAATGTGACAATGGGGATGAAGTTGGATGTGACAATTGTACACTTAGTGctggatttgtttgttttcaaaaCAATTTATTCAACAAAAGTTTGTGCACAGAATGTGGTAATAATATCATTGATGAAGGTGAAGAATGTGACAATGGTTTGAGTGTTCTGCCGGATGGATGCAATGATACTTGTCATCAACTCCCCTTTTTTATTTGTTATGGAAATTTTCAAGAGAAAAGTGTATGCAGACACTTCAACATTGACTTAGACAAACTTGACAACACTACACGGAATCTAGAAATTGTTTACTCTCAAAGTCATAAAGTGGTTTTCTTAGTTGATAATGAAACACTGGATGCTAGTGAATATGGAAATTAT GACTGGAAGAAGGTACAAGTGACACTGACATGGGCAAACAGTGTGTTTCAAGAAAAG ATTGGCGTTATTGCTGCTCTAGATGCTGCAGTTTCTGGTGGAAGACTAAGTGAATTGGAAAGAAACACTCTCGGCACCGCTGTATTTGAACAAGATTTTACTGATGTAGACCGTGGAGA GAAGTCTATCTCAATTGAACGCAAAGATGAGAAAGAGGCAAACTTGACTCACGTGCTATTTTCGCTGTTCTATAGGCATGATGGTCAACCTGATTACAAAACAAG ACGGATACTTATAGAAGTGTTTGATGTGAATGGCTTGTCTGCTGATGCTGTTGAAGTGATGTTGTCTTACGTCGGTGAGAATCTCAACCCACCTGTCATTGCTATTGAAC AAAACTCAGTCACATTTGTGGAAGGCAGTGATAGGTCAGTTTCAGTAACTGAAATAAGCTTGAATCTTTCTGATGTTGACCATGAATA TTACAAAATGCAGTCAGGTAAGGTTGCAATTCTTCAGCCTGGAAATGCAGAACGTCTCTATTTGACAATGATGTATCCAGGCATGGAAATTACT ACAAAAAATAATGGAACTGTTATTGAAATTAGTGGTAGTGCCAGCACTGCTGTGTATGCTGAGATTTTCAACAATGTCTCTTACTTCAACTG GGAGAGAAATaaagcagaaacaacagagacaatTGTTCAGTTTGAAGTGTCTGATGGTGTCAATGTAGGGTTGTCTGCTGTGAG CATCATTGTAGTAGCAGTGAATGATGGCCCTCTTGTTGACCTTGGCATAGGAGTCGGAAAAAGTGACGGAGTTGAGTTTATTGAGCAGCAAGTAACAGGGGTACACATTGTCAGTCGGCCATTTGCACTCAAGCTTAGTGATCCTGAGAATCATTCCATTACATCAATTTCCATTGCTCTGAG ATCCAACTCTGCAACAACTCTGGACACTAAGGAGTTAATTTACTATTTGGATGGACGTCCACCAGGAAATGTGAAG TATCTTCCTAGTCCTTCAGCTAGGTTCATGATGTTTGAAGGCATAGCTCCTGTAGAA GTGTATGAGTATATTTTGACAAGAGTTTTTTATGCCAATATGGAGGATGAACCAATTGTTCATTTAAACGAcagcacaacagaaatgatcCAACGATTT ATTGAGATCAATGTGACTGATGCTGGATCTCCCCCTGCTAGTAGCATTGCTCTGTCATATGTTCACATTGTGTTTAAGAACGATCATCCACCCATGCTTGCATTACAAGTAACTGACAACTGTATTGTGAGCACAGTGGATAGTGGAAGTCTGATAGGTGATAGAAAACGCCGAGAAGCTGGAAATCCTGTAGAAAAATTTGAATTGTCTGATGACAACAAAGATAAAAGAAGGTCAATTCGTCAA TCACCATCAGTCGTATCAGTGGAAGCAGTAGCTTTAGTTGATGGTTTCATTAGTGCTGGTTCTTCATTACATATCCGGTTTTCTCACAGTACCAACATGCCTTCTGTTCTTGATCAGTCAGATCTTTACAAGATTATTTCACTGTCTCCACCATCTCTTCATGAAGCTTCTACAGTAGCTGGGTGGAAAGATAATCGCAcgcttgttgttgtgtttccCTCCTTTCAGAATGGGATAACAAGCATGGAGAACATCTCTGAACACAACATCACTGTCTCATTTTCTCAATCATCAG ATTCATGTGGTGGTGGAGGGTCTTGTGTTCATGCCATTTGTCATGCTGAAGGTAATTCTTGCCATGTCACGGGCTCTTACAGGATTGGTCATTCAAATGTCAAGGATGTAACACACTCTGCACTCTTTCTTTTCGGTCTCCTGCTCTTGACATTGGTTATAGTAGCAATATCCTCATTTTGGAAGTGGTTGAGAGAgttgctgtcgtttggccgtTCAGAAACAG TAGAGCCTGTCGATAAGCAGACATTTCCATATGTTGTGCCCCCAAGATTGTCTTCTGGAATTTCATGTGATACTTCTGTCTCTAAACGAGCAATTTTACCACAATCAGGAAATCATTAG